The genomic window TCGCCGGCCTGAAGCGCCGGCTCGAGGGACAGGGGTTTCCCTGTCACGTCAACCCTCTCCCCAGGGACGCCTTCGACGGCTTCGAGATCCATGTTCCCGGCAGGGGGATGCAGGTGGATCTCTCGGTATGAGACAGGAGAAGGATCAGGACAGGAGGCGGAGCGCGTCCGCCGCCGTCGCCATGAAGTACACTCCCGAGCTCCCGGCTCCTTTCGTGATCGCGAAGGGAAGAGGGAAGACCGCCGATCTCATACTGGATCTTGCCCGGGAGCATCGCATCCCGGTGGTGGAGCATCGTATCGCGCGCGAAGGCTACGACCTCTTCCTCCCCGGCACATATGTTCCGGAGGATCTCTATGAAGTGGTAGCGACGATCTTCGCGTTTGTATATAGTATAGAAAAACGGAGTGTACGAAGAGATGAAAGTGATAGCGATCCATGACTTGAAACCGGGAATACGCTTCACCTCGGCGGTCTATCTCGACAAGGAGAAAAAGAGCCTCTTCCTTCCCGCCGACGTGCCCCTCAAGGGAAAGGACCTCCAGAAACTCATCAAATGGAACATAGAGGAGGTCTACTCCGAAGGGGAAGCCATCGATCCCGACAACACGAGGGATCTCATGCTCTTTCTCTCCTCGTTCCACACCCCGCATCAGAAGGAGCTCTACGAGCGGTTGAAGGGGGTCATAGGAGAGACAAAGGAGGTCTTCGACCGTATAGCGGAGATGTCATCGGTCCAGCGAGACCACATCGACCGTATCGTGGATGGTCTCGTTTCCATCGTGGAGCGGTTTGGACAGGAGGTGCTCCACTTCGTACTCTACAGCGGTGTCGATGTCTATGACCTGCCGGCGAACGGGGTGTGCATCGCCCTCCTCTCCCTCCTCCTCGCGGAGACGCTCCAGGTGCCTCGGCATCGGCGTCTCTCTCTCGGAACCGGCGCGCTTCTCCACGATGTGGGCATGTTGCGCATCCCCGAACACATCCTCCACAAGGACGCTCCCCTCACGGACACCGAACTCCATCTCATGAGGACGCATCCGGTGCACGCCTACCGCATCATCCACAACGAGTTGGGCTATCCTGAGGAAGTGGCCCTCGTGGCCCTCCAGCACCACGAGCGCTGGGACGGCCGTGGGTATCCGAAGAGTCTGGTAGGGGACGAGATCTCCCCCTTCGCGAGGATCGTTTCGGTCGCCGATGCCTTCCAGGCCATGGTGAGCGACAGACCCTATCGGAGCCCTCTCACCGGGTACACGGCCATGCGATCGATTCTCAGCGAGAACGGAAAGCGCTTCGACCCGGAGATCCTGAAGGCCTTCATCCGTACGGTAGGGATCTACCCCTTGGGGAGTCTGGTGGTCCTCAATAACGGAGCGGTGGGGGTAGTGGTGGAGACCAACCCCCGGGCACCTCTCAGACCGCGACTCCGCCTCCTCGTGTCGGCGGAGGGCCGCGAACTTGGAGGGAGGGACGAGGCATCGTGTGATCTCGAGAAGAACCGTTCCCTCTTCATCGTGAAGGCCGTGGAGCCCCAGGAGATCAAGTCACGGCTCGTGTCGCGATGAACCGACGGGCCCAAGGCGCGCGTGGGGAGGAACAGGCAGTCTCCTATCTCCTTGCCGAAGGCTACCGGATTCTGGAAAGAAATTTTACAGGATCGGCGGGAGAGGTCGATATTATAGCTGTAAGGGGACGAACGCTCGTCTTCGTCGAAGTGAAATCCTGGAAGGGGTTCGGGATGTCCGATCTTGAATACGCACTCTCCTCCAGGAAGAAGGAACGCATCGTGCGTACCGCTCGTGAGTTCCTCCTGCGTGGAGGATTCGATGAGGAGAGGTTCGACATCCGATTCGATGTAGTCTTCATAGGACGCTCGGGAGAGGTCCGTCATATACCAGCAGCGTTTGACGGGACAGAAGATGGTACGGATTGCTCGGGAGATTGATCCACGCAGGATAGAGGATCTCAAGAAGAAGATCCAGGATGAGCACTATCTGGAGGAGGCTATTGACCGAATCGCCACGATCATTACCATAGAGCTCATCCAGAGAGGAAAGGCGGTCCATGAGCAGGAAGAGACGGAGAAGAGGCAACCGCAGGCCTGACGGCAGTGGGAATCGTTCCCGGACATCACCCCCTCAGGAGAAGACGCCCCAGCGCGCGTTACCTGTCTTCACGTGCTCCCATTGCGGTGATGCCATCGCCGACGTGCTCCAGGCCATCGCCCACCCCGATACGGGAGACCCCATCCATTTCGAATGCGCCGTATCGCTCATAAAGGAGAGGGAACAGCTTCGGGAGGGGGAGGAAATCTGCTACCTCGGAGGAGGGAGCTTCGGGATCGTATTACGCAAGAGTCCACCGAGTCCCGTACGGTTCTTCGTGAGAAAGCGCATCGAGTTCGAACCTCAGGAGAGGAAGGACTGGCGCAAACAGCTCCACCTCTCACCCTGAGCCGTGATCCCCACCGTTGTCACTCTTCCCATCCGTAGAGGATACCCTCGAGGAGGGCGTACACCCTCTCGGTCGTGCCTCGAGGAAACGGTCCTTCGAGGGAGAGGATGAGGGGCGAGAGAAAGGATTCGTCCTGGAAGAGGAGAGGGGTCCTTCGGGCGTGTACCTCTGCACACCTCAGGACGAGGGAGAAGAGTGAGAGATCGGGTTCGACCACACCATAGTATTCGATCAGGTTCCCCAGTACCGAGATCCCTTGCGGAGTGAGTGGCGAATCCTCGTCTGCAATCAGGGGCAGGAGATAACGGGGGAGCACGGAGCGCCTTTCTCCTTCTTCGGAGAGTATACGAAGGATGACAGGAGTCCGCTCATGAGGGTCGATCCTGGAGAGCAGGTTCGTCACCTTCTGGAGAGTCAGGTGATCCCTTCTTCCCTCACCTCGCGTGAGGACCCCTTCGAGCAGGTAGAGGATCTCTTGCGTGTTCAAGTGGGGTGAGGTTTCCTCCATCTCCTTCTCGAGGCTGGAGAGGAGATGAGAGGTGAGTATGGGATCCCCAGAACGCATCTCCTGTTCGAAGAGCAGGAAATCCGGCTTCCTGCGGGTCTCGAGTATCCAGTCGGGCTCGGTCTGAGCCGTCAGCGTGGAGACGAACAGACACCAGAGCAGGAGACCTTCCCGTTTCATCCCTACTGTACACTCTACACCATTTTTCTCGGTTGTCAAACGGATGAGGGGTGGATATACTCGCCCTATGCCCAAAGTGATATATCCCGGTTCGTTTGATCCTCCCACGTACGGGCATCTCAATATCATCGAGCGAGCGGCCCGTATCTTCGAGTCCGTGGAAGTGGTGATCTCGGTGAATCCGCGGAAGAAGTCTACTTTCTCACCTGACGAACGGAAGGCCCTTCTCGACGACCTCGTGCGCGGCATGGGCAACGTGAGCATAGTGGTGTGGGATGGGCTGGTGGTGGACTATGCCAAGGCCACGGGTGCACAGGTGATCATACGAGGGGTCCGTGCCCTCGGTGATTTCGCACATGAGTTCGAACTCGCCATGCTCAACAAAGGGCTCGATCCCGAAGTCGAGACCATATTCATACCCACCGACCCACAATACTTCGTCCTTCGATCGTCCGCCATCAAGGAGATCGTCTCGTTTGGAGGGGATATCTCCTCCCTGGTTCCCTCCTCCGTGGAAAGAGCACTCCGCGAGAGATTGGGGGAGGAGGGGAGGCGATGACCTTCCACCTCCTGTTCGCCCTCCTCGGAGTGGTGGGAGGGGTGTGGGCCCTCTATTACGGGGGGAACGAATTCGTACGGGGCGCCTCGCTCCTCGCGACCCGTCTGAGGGTCTCGCCTCTCGCGGTGGGGCTCACCGTGGTGGCGATGGGCACCTCTGCTCCCGAGTTCTTCGTGAGTTTTCTCGCAGCCCTCCAGGGACATCCCAGTATCGCCGTGGGAAACGTGGTGGGGAGCAATGTGGCGAACGTCCTGCTCATCCTCGGGGTGGCTTCCCTCCTGGCTCCCGTCATGAAGGAGGCACAGCTCTTCACCTTCGATTTCCCGTGGCTCTTCTTTTCGTACTTGCTCGTCTTCATTGGGGTGATCGTGTATTACCCCTCGTCTTATGGCGCCTTTGCACGGTGGGCGGGTGGGCTCCTCCTCCTCTCCCTTGCGGCCTACCTCACCTTGCTCTACAGGAAGAGCAAGAAGGAGCAGCGACTCCAGGAGGAGCTTCTCAAGGCCGAAGGTCTCGTGGAAGACGGGCACGAGAGAACCGTCTCCCTTTCCCGCATCGTCGTCCGCCTCTTCCTCGGCCTTTCCTTCCTTCTCCTCGGTTCCGAAGCCCTCATCCGTGGAAGCACATGGCTCGCCCGGGAGGTGCTGCATGTCTCGGAACGTTTCATCTCCCTCACGGTGATCGCGATAGGCACGAGTCTTCCCGAGCTCGTCACCTCGATCGTGGCAAGTACGAAGGACGAGAACGAGATCTCGCTCGGGAACATCGTGGGGAGCAATATCTTCAATGTGATGGGCGTGCTCGGGGTGAGTGCCGTGCTGTCGCCCCTGCATGTCTCCATCCCGGAGTTCTGGTACGACTATGGAATGATGTGTCTCTCCTCGGCTCTCCTCGTGGTTCTCCTCAAGCGGAGGGGGCGTGTGGGGAGACCAGCGGGGGCAGGGTTTCTCCTGCTCTATACGGGATACATCGTCCTGCTCTATTTCACCCGGTTCCAGTAGTATTCGGCTCTCAGCCGATTTCTAACTCACTTTTAGTGAAGAGGATATGAGAAAATCACGAGAGGGTTGACTTTTTTTCATTCTTACGATAGTGTTGAAGCATTCGAGTACAGGAGATAGGAGCACAGATGGCGGTACCAAAGTATAAGACTTCCAAAGCCCGTTCGAGGCGGCGTCGGTCGATCAACATGAAGCTCTCGCCCGTGGGGCTGAGCGTGTGTCCCAACTGTGGGAGCAAGGTGCGGCCGCACAGGGTGTGTCCGAAGTGCGGACACTACAAGGATCAGCAGGTCCTAGAGCCAGAGGAGATGGCCTGATCAATCCTAAAGGAGAAGGGAGATCGCATCATGGACGAACTCTTTGAAAAGATGAAGAAACTTATCGCCGAAAAGCTCGAGATCGAGGAAGACAAGATCACCCTGGATTCCTCTTTCCGTCAGGATCTTGGGGCGGATAGCCTCGATACGTACGAGCTCGTATATGCCATCGAAGAGGAACTGGGGATCACCATCCCTGATGAAAAGGCCAATGAGTTTGAGACGGTGCGCGATGCGCTTGAATTCATAAAGGCAGAATTGGAGAAGAAATAAGCACCTGTGTGGTTTCTTAAGACATCTGGAAGAAATGAACGGGCTGATTCTCCCCTTTCTGACGACCGGAAGAAAGAGCTTCGACTCTTCGAAAAACAGGTAGGGATCAGGTTCAGAAGCCTCGAGCTTCTGAACCTGGCATTTTCCCATCGTTCCTATGCAAACGAGCGTGTTTCGATGGGGGACAACGAGCGCCTCGAATTCCTTGGCGACGCGGTGCTCGGACTGGCGGTCGCCGATTACCTGTACAGGACGTTTCCCGAGAAACAGGAAGGGGAACTCGCCCGCATAAAGTCGTTCGTGGTGAGCGAGGACACCCTCTACGAGATCGCCCGAAGGATAAAGGTGGACAACTTCATCCTCATCAGCAAGGGTGAAGAGTATGCCGGGGGGAGGACGAAGAAGGCCCTCCTCGCCGACGCGATGGAGGCAATCATAGGGGCGTATTTCCTCGATGCAGGGTTCGAGGCGGCGAGGGACTTCGTCCTCCGGCTGGTGGTGCCGGAGATCGAGAAAGTCGTCGAGAACCGCCACAAGAAAGACTACAAGACCCTCCTTCAGGAATACGTGCAGAAGAATTTCAAGACCTATCCTCGCTACAGGGTGGTGGAGAAACTCGGCCCTGAACACAACCGTACCTTCAGGATCGAGGTGCAGATCCGTGACAAGAAGTACGGTCCTGGAGAGGGGAAGAACAAAAAGGAAGCCGAGCAGAGTGCCGCCTCCATCGCCTACAGAGCCATCGTCGGTGACGAGGATTGAATCCGTTCAGACGTGTTGTTTCCCCCTCTGGGTATAGAAATTCCGTGCGAGCTCTGTGAGGCGCGCGCGGGTGTTCTGAGAGGGGTCTTCGAGTACCGCATCCAGGAGAAATCTGAGGGTTTTCCCCATCCAGGGACCGGGAGGGATACCGGCGTCTTCCTTGAGGATGTGTCCGTCCACCGCAAGGTCCTTTATGCTGAGGGGGGTGTTCTCGGCAAGGAGGCGCTCCGCCCTTGCTTTGAGTCCCGCAAGATCGTGGGAAGGAGCCGTCTCCCCCGTCATCCCTATCCGGTCCGCGATCCTGAGCTTGATGAGTCGTTCCAGATACTCCGGACCTGTACGGTGGAGGAAACGGCGTACTGCTGCGTCCGTCCAGTCGGGTGTGTAGTCGAACATGTGGTGTCTGATCAGGTGGCTCACATCCTGGATGACGGCGTTGGGGAACTTCAGCCTCTTCAGTATGTGTTGAGCAAGATGAGACGATACGTGTTCGTGACGATGGAAGTGGATGCCACCGAGATCGTCCTCACTGAGGGTCTCGGGCTTCCCGATGTCGTGAAGGAGCCCCGCCCACCTGAGTGGCGGATCGGAGGGGGGGAGGGCGTCACAGGTGTGAAGGAGATGATCGAGGACGTCGAACCTGTGGGGGGGGGATTGAGGAACACCTCTGCACTTCTTGAGCTCCGGGACTACGATGGAGAGTATCCCGGTCTCTTCCATCCGGAGGAATCCCTGGGAGGGCCGGACTGCTTCCATGATCTTGGAGAGTTCGTCCCGTATCCGCTCCCAGGAGATGCGTCTCAGGTACTCCGCATGCCTTCCTATGGCTGCATAGGTCTCCTGCTCTATCGAAAATGAGAGTTGGGTGGCGAAGCGTATGGCCCTGAGAATCCTCAGCGCATCCTCCTCGAACCTCTCCTCAGGGTTCCCGATGGCCTTTATGAGTCTCCTCTTGATATCGCTGTACCCATCGAATGGGTCGAAGAACTCCCCGGTGAGAGGATCGAGTGCCATGGCGTTGATGGTGAAATCCCTCCGTGAGAGATCCTCCTCGAGGGACGTGGTGAACCGCACTTCGTCGGGATGCCGGCCGTCTGAATAGGATGTTTCCACCCGGAAGGTGGTGATCTCGTAACAGTGATCCCTGAACACGATCGTGACGGTGCCGTGTTGGATCCCCGTGGGGATGACCCTCCTGAAGAGTTTCATCACCTCTCGAGGGGGGGCATCCGTGGCAAGATCGTAGTCATCGGGAGGGGTGCCCAAGGCCATGTTCCTGAGGGCGCCTCCGACGATATAGCAGGAGAATCCGTGTCTCCTCAGTGTCCTGCAAACAAGCAGGAGCGTTCCAGGGAAACGGGGAAGAGGAAACGGTGCTCTGCGCGCTTCCATGGAGCCAAGTATAAGGATGGGGGGAGTTCTGTCAATAAAAAGGCCCCGATCTCCGGGGCCTTTCGATAGAGGTGTGGCGGGGCTATCTGAGCAGCTCGAGTACCGACTGAGGTTTCTGGTTGGCCTGGGCGAGCATGGCGGTAGAGGTCTGAATCAGGATCTGCTTCTTCACGTATTCCACCATCTCTGCAGCCATATCCGCGTCCCTGATCCTCGACTCTGCGGCCTGGAGGTTCTCGGCGCCTATGGAGAGGCTCTTTCGGGCGTACTCCAGCCTGTTCTGATACGCGCCGAGATCGGCCCTCTGCTTGTTCACCTTGAGGAGGGCCTTGTCGATGAGACCGATGGCCCTGTTGGCATCCTCCGGGGTGCCGAGGGTGAAGAAACTGGCGGTATGGGGGAGTCCGTTGGTGCTCTGGATACCGAGGCCCTGCGCAGTCATGGTCCCGATATAGACTCGCTCGCGCTGATCCATGTTGGCTCCGATGTGGAACCACATGCTGGCGGTGACCACGTTCTCCCCGGTCTCCCGCGCGAACCTTCCGGTGAGGAGGTTCATGCCGTTGAACTGGGCGTGGGATGCGATCCTGTTGATCTCGTCCACCAGCTGGGAGACTTCGACCTGGATCTGCATCCTGTCCTCGTCCGAGTAGATGCCGTTGGCGGCCTGAACTGCCAGTTCCCTCAGCCGCTGGAGGATGTCCTGGATATCCTGGAGATATCCCTCGGCGGTCTGGATGAACGAGATACCGTCGGCGGCGTTTCTCTCGGCCTGCCTGAGTCCCCGGATCTGGGAACGCATCTTCTCGGAGACGGCAAGGCCTGATGCATCGTCAGAGGCCCTGTTGATACGGAGACCGGACGAGAGCTTTTCCATGCTCTTGTCCATGTCGATCCCGTTGAACTTGTTCTGACGATGAGCGAAGAGGGCACTGATGTTGTGATTGATAATCATGTGCTATCCTCCGTGATAGATTGTGGGAACCTCCCTGTTCCCCGGTCTCGACGAGACCTCTCTTCAATTGTCGGATGTCCCTGCAGGCGCTTTATCATTTTTCCCGTAGTTGACAGATGCCTCTGGTTTTTCGTTACATAGAACCCATGGACGTGGGGATCGTCTGTACGGGAGGGCTCGGACCGGAAAAGGAGCTCGTCGCATCTCTCCTGTCGCGGACGGAGGATCCGGATCGGATCTTCGTGGTGGCCGCCGACTCCGGTCTCCTCCTGTGCAGAGAGTATGGGCTGACCCCCCACCTCTTCGTGGGAGACCTCGATTCCCTCCCGGACAGAAGCGTGCTCCACGCCTTTCCTCGTACCGAGGTGAGGATATTCCCCAGGGACAAGGACTATACCGATACGGAACTCGCGATAGAGGCTCTCAGGGAGAGAGGGGTGCATCGCTGGTTTCTCCTTGGAGGGGGAGGGGGACGTGCCGATCAGTTCCTCGGCATTGTCTCCCTGTGCATGCGCGACTTTCATCCTGAGGTGTGGCTCACCCACCGCGAGGAGATCCGGGTGCTCCGGGAAGGATGCAGGTACAGGATCGACGTGCAGAGGGGTGACGTCATTTCCCTCTTTCCTCTCTCCTGCGGGAGGTGCCGTGCCGTCACGAGAGGATTGCGGTGGCCGCTGGACTCCCTCGAGTGGCGGCCGGGGGATATGGGTATCAGCAACGAGGCGGTGGATGATGTCGTGGAGGTCATAGTGATGGAGGGACGGTACCTCTGGGTGAGGAACCTCGCCCCCGTGTGAAGGAAGGCCGAAGGTCAGGAGGGTGGAGGAAAGAGTCCTTTTTCTCTCGCCGTCTCCTTGAGCCGATCGAGGGTCCTCCGCGGGTCTTCCACGAGTATACGGTTGCCTCCGAGCAGCTCTCCTATTCCGATTTCGTTCGGGAAGCGGGGGATGATGTGCTGGTGGAGGTGGGGGATCGACGCTCCTGCACACAGCCCCATGTTGAATCCCACATTGTAGCCCGAGGGATGATAGGTGTGGTCCAGGAGTGTCAGGCACGCCCTTGTGAGATCGATGAGACGGACCTGCTGTTCCCCCGTGAGGTCTCGTATGTCCTCCGTGTGGTGGCGAGGGAAGAGGAGGAGGTGTCCGGGATTGTAGGGGTAGAGATTGACCGACACCATGAACGTCTCGTCCTCCCAGAGAACGAGTTCAGGTACCGTACCGTCGTGTTGGGCTATGTGACAGAGGATGCATCCCTTGTCCGTCGTCCGTGATTGTACGTAACCGAGTTTGTTGAAGACGAAGAAGTAGGCCATGGCAACGCCACTATTCGAGGCCTTCCAGAATCCCCAAAGGGTCGGGATTCGAAGGGTCGAGTTTGAAGTACTCTATGAGGATGGGATACTCCTGAAGCACCTTTCCGTACCGTTCCATCCGTTCGAGGAGGATCTTCTCCCGTTCCTCTCTGAATGCCCGCTCCCTCACCGCAGCTCTTCGTGCCTCTGCCTGGGCCTTGAGAATCTCCTCGTAGAGCTGTCGGGCCTGACGGTAGATCTCGAGGTCCGGAAGGCGTTCGAGATCGACGGAAAGGGTGAGTAGTTCGAAGGCCGGCATCTCTTCCCGGAAACGTTCCGAGAGCTTCGGTCCGAAAGCGTCCATGTCGAGCGATGTATCCGAGATCACCCGGGAGAATGTCTCTTCCGTGAGGTCCCGGATTCGAACCTCTTGGTTCTCATACCAGTCCTCCAGATCATCCGGGAGGATCCCCTCTCGGGCGAGGGAGGGCAGGTACGAGGGGCGGAGGCGATAGGAGAGGTGGACGACCAGCCGGTAGGAGAACTCGGCTGACGTAGGAAGGATTTCCGAGAAGAGATCGGCCGAGGGGAGCCCTCCTTCGACCACGATGTCCGTGGCCCGCGTGGTCACGGGGTATGCGTGGAGCGTGAGATTGGTGGGGATGAGTCGTTCCCACCGCCACACGAATTCACCAGGGGCGACTACCCGTGAGGCCCATCCGGATGTCTTGGTGAAGATCACGCCGTATTCATGTTCGTCCAGTGAGAATTGGATCCATCCCGCATAGAAAATCGCCCCTCCGATCAGTAAGAGAATGACGAGCACGATGATGAACTTCTTCATCGCGGCACCCCCTTCGTGGCGGTTATCGGAGAGAGGAGTTCCCTGAGATCCGTGATCACGCAATCCGGAACCACTCCCCGGCACGACGGATCCTCCTCCCGCGTTCTCAGTGATCGGGAATCCCCGGCGAAGAGCGCAGTCCGGAACCCGACCTCGGCGGCAGGGGCGATGTCGTTCCTCATATCGTTCCCGACATAGAGCACCTGATCGGGATCGACACCTTCGGTTTCGAGCAGACTCCTCGCTTTCTCGAAGAGCGAGCGAGAAGGTTTCGCCTCACCACAGAGGAACGAGTAGATGCAGAGGTCGCTCCTGAATCCCAGAGAGGGGGGAAAGTGATTCCAGAAGTGCCTGAAGAGGAGGGGCGTGTAGAACTGTGCGTTGGAGATGATACCCAAGGTGAAGCCTGCTTCCCGGAGGAAAGACAGGAGCTCCTCCGCCCCGGGCATGGGGAAGACCGGATTCGAGATGAGCTCGTACCGGATGGCCAGGAGGGGGAGATCCTCTTCGGAGGGGCTTTCGCCCTCGAATCGTCCTTCTTCGATCAAAGTTTCGATGAACTCTTTCCAGATCTCCAGGATATCCACCTCGGGAAAGAGGATGCCTTCCCTCCTGCGTGCCTCGTGATGTTTCTCGATGAGCGAGAAGAAGATCGAGGTATACGAGGCATCTTCCTCCATGAGAGGGAACCCGGCTTCCCTCATGGCCCGCCGCATGGCATGCTCGGGGTTCTGTTTCTGCACCACCCCGATATCGCCGCTTCCCGAGATGAAGAGGGTGCCGTATACGTCGAACAGCAGCGCCTTTATCGGGAGGGACTCGGGGAGAATCGGATCCCTGTCCGTCGGATGTGGCTCGAGCGGGGTCAGATACCTGTGGAAGACCGGTTCCGCCCGTCGGTACAATCCTTCGGAGTAGAGACTACCCTCCACACGATCCATGTGATAGTGATACTATAGAGGCGCCGATAATGCAAGAGATATGAAGATACGCCGACTGTTCGAACAGAGTCTCCTGCTGGTTCTCCTCCTCGATCTCGTGCTTCTATTCTATACGGGGATCTTTTTCCTCTCCGGCGGAATCCAGGGGCTCGCGGAGGAGACACAGGAGTTACTTCTCGCACTCATGCAGGTGCTTTTCGGCGGGGTGGTTGCGGCGAGTCTTCTCCTGCTCGTCTTCTCTTTTCATCCCAGGGCCCACCACTCGATCGGCCTGCGTGTGTGGGCCTTCCTTGGCTTCACTCTGGGGCTCGTGATGCTGGGAGGGCTCTTCTTCCTCGATCTCCTTTTCAGAGGAGTATGAGGAAGATGCGGCATCTCTCGTATGGCCCGCTCAAGACCCCGGTGGAGGTCACCTGTATACGTAGGTCCTGCCGTTTCATCGAGGTCCTTTTCAGGCATATCAAGCCGATGGTGCGTCCCGGTGTGAACATGAAAGAGCTCTTGCATATCTGCGAGTTGGCCATGGCGAGGAAGAAGGTGCGTCCGTCGTTGGAACTCGATGCGGGATTCCCCTATCCCGTCTCATTTTGCCTCAATGATGTGGCGGCCCACGGCGTGCCTGCAGATTATGTACTCCGTGATAACGATCTGCTCACGATCGACATCACGGTGGCCCTGGAGGGGTGGCATGGTGACGGGGCCTGGACATACATATCGGGGAAGGTGGACGAGGAGGGGAGGGCCCTCGTCCGTGCCGCCTGGAGGTGTACCATGGCGGGGATCCGTGCTGCGGTGGCCGGCGGCTTCGTCCGTGACATAGGGGCGGCGATAGAGGAGGAGGCGTCCAGGGTGGGGTGTTCGGTGATCCCCGATTTCGCGGGCCACGGTATAGGAAGGGCCTACCACGAAGAGCCTCTCATCTATCATCACGGTATCCCCGGTACCGGCCTCAAAATCGTGCCTGGGATGGTCTTCACCATAGAGCCCATTGTAACCTTTGGACGCCCGGAGGTGTTTAAAGACGGAACAGGCGGTTTTCGCATGCGGGATGGATCCAAAACGGCGCAGTTCGAACACACCGTGGCGGTCTTTCCTCATCATACCGAGATCCTCACCCTGGGGAGGCGCCAGTATGGGGATGATCTCCTGAAGGAGGATCTCTTCCTCTAGGCTGTCCATGGGGTGATACTTTCCCATTCTTCGATTCCGTAGTAGGGTAGTACGTATGGAGACGGAGTTCTACAGAAACGGCCTGAGATTCTCCTGTGTTCGTTGTTCGAGATGCTGTCGACATGAGCCTGGATATGTCTTCCTCTCGATGGATGATCTCAAGGAGATCGCGCGTTTCCTGGGTCTCGATATTTCGGAAACGGTGGACCGATACTGCAGGGAGGTCCACATAAATGGGTTCAGACGGCTTTCCCTCAAGGAGAAACCCAATTTCGACTGTATCTTCTGGGAGAATGGAGGATGCAGCATCTACCGGGCACGTCCCATCCAGTGTCGAACCTACCCCTTTTGGGAAGAATACCTCGGAGATGAGGAGACGTGGAGATCGCTCGAGCTCTCCTGCCCGGGGGTGAACAAAGGAAGGCTGTACACCTTCGAGGAAATAGAGGAGCTGAAAAGAATACGCCGTGAGCACCCTCCGATCGTCCTGTGATTTCATGGTGAGATGCTGGGGGGTGAGAGGATCTCTTCCCACCCCTCTCGCCCCTGAAACCGTCAGGGAGAAGATAGCCGCCGTGATCTCTCGTGCCTCCTCCGAAGACATGCGCTCGATGGAGGC from Spirochaeta thermophila DSM 6192 includes these protein-coding regions:
- the rnc gene encoding ribonuclease III, yielding MWFLKTSGRNERADSPLSDDRKKELRLFEKQVGIRFRSLELLNLAFSHRSYANERVSMGDNERLEFLGDAVLGLAVADYLYRTFPEKQEGELARIKSFVVSEDTLYEIARRIKVDNFILISKGEEYAGGRTKKALLADAMEAIIGAYFLDAGFEAARDFVLRLVVPEIEKVVENRHKKDYKTLLQEYVQKNFKTYPRYRVVEKLGPEHNRTFRIEVQIRDKKYGPGEGKNKKEAEQSAASIAYRAIVGDED
- a CDS encoding EscU/YscU/HrcU family type III secretion system export apparatus switch protein, which translates into the protein MRQEKDQDRRRSASAAVAMKYTPELPAPFVIAKGRGKTADLILDLAREHRIPVVEHRIAREGYDLFLPGTYVPEDLYEVVATIFAFVYSIEKRSVRRDESDSDP
- the acpP gene encoding acyl carrier protein — translated: MDELFEKMKKLIAEKLEIEEDKITLDSSFRQDLGADSLDTYELVYAIEEELGITIPDEKANEFETVRDALEFIKAELEKK
- the coaD gene encoding pantetheine-phosphate adenylyltransferase, which translates into the protein MPKVIYPGSFDPPTYGHLNIIERAARIFESVEVVISVNPRKKSTFSPDERKALLDDLVRGMGNVSIVVWDGLVVDYAKATGAQVIIRGVRALGDFAHEFELAMLNKGLDPEVETIFIPTDPQYFVLRSSAIKEIVSFGGDISSLVPSSVERALRERLGEEGRR
- a CDS encoding HD domain-containing phosphohydrolase — translated: MKVIAIHDLKPGIRFTSAVYLDKEKKSLFLPADVPLKGKDLQKLIKWNIEEVYSEGEAIDPDNTRDLMLFLSSFHTPHQKELYERLKGVIGETKEVFDRIAEMSSVQRDHIDRIVDGLVSIVERFGQEVLHFVLYSGVDVYDLPANGVCIALLSLLLAETLQVPRHRRLSLGTGALLHDVGMLRIPEHILHKDAPLTDTELHLMRTHPVHAYRIIHNELGYPEEVALVALQHHERWDGRGYPKSLVGDEISPFARIVSVADAFQAMVSDRPYRSPLTGYTAMRSILSENGKRFDPEILKAFIRTVGIYPLGSLVVLNNGAVGVVVETNPRAPLRPRLRLLVSAEGRELGGRDEASCDLEKNRSLFIVKAVEPQEIKSRLVSR
- a CDS encoding YraN family protein translates to MNRRAQGARGEEQAVSYLLAEGYRILERNFTGSAGEVDIIAVRGRTLVFVEVKSWKGFGMSDLEYALSSRKKERIVRTAREFLLRGGFDEERFDIRFDVVFIGRSGEVRHIPAAFDGTEDGTDCSGD
- the rpmF gene encoding 50S ribosomal protein L32; the encoded protein is MAVPKYKTSKARSRRRRSINMKLSPVGLSVCPNCGSKVRPHRVCPKCGHYKDQQVLEPEEMA
- a CDS encoding CCA tRNA nucleotidyltransferase is translated as MEARRAPFPLPRFPGTLLLVCRTLRRHGFSCYIVGGALRNMALGTPPDDYDLATDAPPREVMKLFRRVIPTGIQHGTVTIVFRDHCYEITTFRVETSYSDGRHPDEVRFTTSLEEDLSRRDFTINAMALDPLTGEFFDPFDGYSDIKRRLIKAIGNPEERFEEDALRILRAIRFATQLSFSIEQETYAAIGRHAEYLRRISWERIRDELSKIMEAVRPSQGFLRMEETGILSIVVPELKKCRGVPQSPPHRFDVLDHLLHTCDALPPSDPPLRWAGLLHDIGKPETLSEDDLGGIHFHRHEHVSSHLAQHILKRLKFPNAVIQDVSHLIRHHMFDYTPDWTDAAVRRFLHRTGPEYLERLIKLRIADRIGMTGETAPSHDLAGLKARAERLLAENTPLSIKDLAVDGHILKEDAGIPPGPWMGKTLRFLLDAVLEDPSQNTRARLTELARNFYTQRGKQHV
- a CDS encoding calcium/sodium antiporter, with translation MTFHLLFALLGVVGGVWALYYGGNEFVRGASLLATRLRVSPLAVGLTVVAMGTSAPEFFVSFLAALQGHPSIAVGNVVGSNVANVLLILGVASLLAPVMKEAQLFTFDFPWLFFSYLLVFIGVIVYYPSSYGAFARWAGGLLLLSLAAYLTLLYRKSKKEQRLQEELLKAEGLVEDGHERTVSLSRIVVRLFLGLSFLLLGSEALIRGSTWLAREVLHVSERFISLTVIAIGTSLPELVTSIVASTKDENEISLGNIVGSNIFNVMGVLGVSAVLSPLHVSIPEFWYDYGMMCLSSALLVVLLKRRGRVGRPAGAGFLLLYTGYIVLLYFTRFQ